The Candidatus Sericytochromatia bacterium DNA window CTCGAACCCGGGAGCTCAGGGCTCGAGCGCGGGCCAGGGCGACACGGACCTGGCACACATCCGGATTCCGGAGGCCCCCACCGCCAGAAGGACGCCCCTCGCTCCGCTGGTTCCTCCCGGCAGCGGACGCCGCGTCGATGCCCACTTCGATCCCACGGCGGCGCTCAACCAGACCATCCTGGCGCAGCAGGAGCTGCAAAATCGAAAGCAGGAAGCGCCGCCTCCCTCCGTCACTCCGGTCCTGCCATCCCAGCAAGGGGCAACGGAAATCTCGCGTTTGCTGCGACAGCCCACCCCCTCCGTGGCGCCGGTCGTGCCGCCACTGGAGGCCGAACCGTTCGTGGGACCGGTGCTGCCCACCGAAGTTCCAGACCAGAGCGAGGTCGGGGCGGGAGCCGCCACAGTTCCGGAGGCGAACCGCTCCCCCATTCCCCCGCCGCCTGCCCCCTCGGGGGGCCCCGCCCGTTCTCCCCTGCCCTCGCGTCCCGTGCCTCCCCCGGCGGCGGACCCGCGCCGCCCTGCCCCCGTCGCGCCCCCGCCGCCGGCAAACCACGCGCCCGGCGAAGGCCTCTCCGCGGCGCACGCCACGCCCGGCGGGGCACCTGAACGCCCACGCGCCCCCACGTTGCCGAATGCCCCAGAGGCCAAGGGAATCGCCGCGCGCTCCCCGGAGCGACCCCGCCTTTCCGCGCTCTCGGATGCGATCGAGGCACTCCCCGTGCTGACGGCCGCTCCCCCCCAGGCGGCCCCCCCTCATTCGGAACCACAAGCTCCGGCCAAGGCCGGAGGTCCGGCGTCGAGCGGACGCGCCGCCTGCATGTACCGGGTGGTGGACCTGCTGACGGACATCCCCGTTGCGCGGGCCCGGATCGAGATTGAGCCCCTGCACGATGACCTGCTGCCTGTCATCAACGGTCAGACCGACAGCGATGGATGGTTCAGGCAGTCGGACATTCCCCCCGGGGAGTATCGCGTGGCGGTTCGGGCAGCGGGCTATGTCCCCGTCTACAAGGAACGTGGCCTGGCACCATCGAGCATCGATGACCTGGCGATATTTCTCGCAAAGCCGTGAGGCGTTCGCAGACAGCGCGGCTCGGGAGCGTTTCAGACGAACCATGACTCTCTGGCAAGGCGCAGGGGGACGCCCTGCTCGACGTCCCTCTGCGACGAGCGGCGTTGCCATCCACGCGCAGCGTCCGCGATGTTGGCCGTGCTCATCGCCACCCCGCGATGAGGCCTTGATCACAACATAAGCTTTTCCTGATCTGAAGTTTGTATCTCGCAGCAGGTCCTGCGGAATATTCCGTTCGAGCCTGCAAAGTCGCGTGATGCTTGCACAATGTGAAACTGACGGCCCTTCCGCTTCACAATACATTACAATAATTACCACTGCTTCACAAAAGTTGACTGGAAGTGATTTTCGCGATCCGATACGATCATCCTTGGCTTGGAAACCAACCTCCCAAACTCACGAAGGAGACCTGAATGAACAAGGTGTACGCCGGCGCGAGTCCGAAGGAGAAGGAAAAACTCGTCAACGAGTATCTGCCTCTCGTCCACAAGATCGCGCGGGGCCTTGCTCGTCGTAGCACCGACCCGGTGGATGACCTGATTCAGGTGGGTTCGATCGGGTTGCTCGAAGCGATCAATCGCTATGAGACCGGTCACAACACGGAATTCAAGACCTACGCGGTCCATTTCATCACGGGCCACATCCGGCACTATCTGCGGGACAGGCAGACCCTGGTGCGGGGCCCGCGCGCCCTCCAGGAACTCTCCTACCGCTTGCGGCAAGTCACCCAGGAACTGGGTCACCGCTTGGGACGCGAAGCGACGAACCAGGAACTGGCCGACACGCTCAACGTTTCGACGGACCTGATTGACCAGGCCCGCGTGTACGACCGCCGCGTCACCGTGATGTGGCTCGACCAGGAGACCGGCGACGGCGAGGAAGACGAACAACGCTCGTTGCTCAACACCCTGGCTGATCCGACCACCAGCAACGCGCATCAAAACGAGCGAGATGAACGCTTGGTGCTGACGGAAGCCATGAAGCACCTGCCCGACCACCAGCGCGAGTTGCTTCAGATGCGTTACTTCGACGACCTGACCCAAGCGGAACTCAGCCGTCGTCTGGGCATCAGCCAGATGGAAGTCTGTCGGCGGCTGAAGAAGGCCGAAAAAGGACTGCGGCTGATCGTCTCCAACGCGCCGGCGCGCTGAGCGCGGGAACTGAACCAATGGCGAGGACGGTGCCCCGACAGGCGCCGTCCTCGCCGTTTGGGGGAGCCCCTCTCAGGGGGCCCGGTTGTGGTAGGATTGGAGCCGTCTCGGGCCCCTTGCCGGTGGACCCCGATGGAACTGGATTTCTCGCAGAGGGAAACTCGTGGTCGATTCCAGCAAGCAAGGCCCCAAGCTAGCCAGCATGTTCGTCTACGCGACGGTGGCGTTGGTCCTGGACCAGTTGCTCAAGGCTTGGGTCGTGACCCACATGACCTTGCATTACCCCTCGATTCCACTGATTCCCGGCTACTTTGCCCTGACCTACACGCAAAACTTCGGGTCCGCCTGGAGCATGTTCTGGGGGCAGACCTTGCTGCTGATTGGCATCGCAGGCTCGGTGGCCCTCGGGATCGTGTTCTATGCCATTCAGCTGAGGGAACGTACCTGGCTGCAGATGGCTGGTCTTGGTTTCCTGCTCGGAGGCGCCCTGGGCAACCTCTACGACCGGGCTCGACTCGGATACGTCATCGACATGTTCGACCTGCAGCGGCACGGGCAGAATATCTTCCCCATCTTCAATGTGGCAGACATGTGCATCGACGTCGGCGTCGGTTTGATGCTGCTATGCACCTACCTGGTGAGCAAGCAGGACGCCCTGAACGAGGCGCTGGGTAAGGGAGAGGGATAAAGGCGTCATGCGAGTCACCACGCGCCGTTTTTTCGTGACCGTGACCTGTCTGGGCGTGCTGACACAGACGGCGGGATGCGCCTGGCTCTTCCAAGGTTCTCCGGAGGCTCCCAGCAAACAAGCCGAGCAATTGAAGCTGGCAGGGCCGACCCTCGAAGAACTGCAGCGGGAGACGCACCGTCGGTTTCGCCCCAATCCCCTCTGGGTGAAGGAAACCGGGGCCCGCGGTTTGCCGCTTGGTGCCAACAAGGAAACAGTCCGGCTGCGCTGGGGCAAGCCAGAACGGGTGGCCGCGAGCAACCGAGGAGAGTGGTGGGAGTACGAGGAAGTGTCGGCGACGCTGCCCGGAGCTCGCGCCAAAGAGGAGGGATTGGGAGGCGACGTTCCGCAGACCGGCCTTCACGTCAAACTCTTCTTCGCGGACGCCGCGGAGCCGGTGGTCAATCACATCCAGGTGTGGGCGCCTTCCCGCCTGCAAACCCGAACCTTCCTGCGGCCGCTTGACCCCGCGACGCGCGTCATCCGCAAGTATGGCCCGCCGGCAGCGAGCCTGCGCTGGGGTTTCGGCGGCGGTGAGGTCTGGATCTATCCTGCGGCCGACGTGGCCTACGTGGTCACGCCCGAGCATCCTCAGCAACCCCGGGCCATCGCGGCCATCTTGATGGGGCTTCAGCCCCCAGTTCAGGAGCGTCCTTCGCCATGACATCCCCGGTCGACAGCGTGATGGTATCGCGCGAGGGTGCTATTGCCACTCTGACGCTTCATCGCCCCGAACGGATGAATGCCCTCGACCGGGCCACCCTGCGAGGGCTTCGCGAGGCCGTCGACGCGATCTGGGGAGACCGCGACGTGCGCGCCGTGATCGTGACAGGCGCCGGCGACAAGGCCTTTTGCGCCGGGGCAGACCTGAAAGAACGCGCCGGAATGTCGCCGGATGAGGTCAGGCGCTTTCTCAAGCATATCCGGGAACTGATGAACGAAATCGAACATCTTCCCAAGCCAGTCATCGCGGCGGTCAATGGCTTGGCCCTCGGCGGTGGAACGGAACTCGCGCTGGCTTGCGACATCCGGATCGCCGCGGAACAAGCCTTGATGGGGCTGACCGAGACCACCTTGGCCATCATTCCGGGGGCGGGCGGGACGCAACGCCTTCCTCGCCTGGTGGGCAAGGGGCGCGCCAAGGAGCTAATCTTCACCGGACGCCGGGTGGCGGCGCCTGAGGCGCTGTCGCTGGGCCTGGTGGAACGGGTGGTACCGGCGGACCGTCTGCTGGAGGAGGCCCGCGCGCTCGCCACGCAGATCATCGAACAGACGGGGCCCGTGGCGATCGCCCAGGCCAAGTTCGCGATCAACCGCGGCCTGGAGGTCGACCTGGAGACGGGCCTGGCACTGGAAGCGAAGGCCTATGAGGTGACCATCCCGACCTGGGATCGCCAGGAAGCCTTGCGGGCTTTCAGCGAGAAGCGCAAACCCGAATTTCGCGGCGAGTGAGGTCAAGGGCGTCCTTGATCCCGCCTGAAAATGGCCGTAAAATCAAGCTTCCCAGCATTGTGAATCGAAGGAGCTTCCGATGACCGCCCCCACTGTGTCCCCCACGACGGACGAACTGCACAGCCGCATCCAGGCCATTCAATCGGGCGGTGCGCCCAAGTACCACGAGAGCGCCAAGGCCGCCGGGAAGCTGTTCGCCCGCGATCGCATTGCCTTGCTGGTCGATGAAGGTTCCTTCCAGGAAGACGGTCTCTTCGCCAACTGCAACGCCAAGGATCTGCCTGCGGATGGCGTGGTGACCGGCATCGGAATGATTGACGGTCGCCCCGTTGCGATCATGGCCAACGATTCCACCGTCAAGGCGGGTTCCTGGGGGCAGCGGACGGTCGAAAAAATCATCCGCATCCAGGAAACCGCGCAGAAACTGCGCATCCCGCTTTTTTACCTGGTCGACTCGGCCGGCGCGCGCATCACCGACCAGGTGGAGATGTTCCCGGGCCGCCGCGGAGCGGGGCGTATCTTCTTCAATCAGGTTCGCCTGTCCGGCGTGATCCCGCAGGTCTGCGTGCTTTTCGGGCCATCGGCTGCCGGAGGCGCCTACATTCCGGCCTTTTGCGACGTCGTGATCATGGTAGAAGCCAATGCCAGCATGTACCTGGGCTCGCCTCGTATGGCGGAGATGGTGATCGGCGAAAAGGTCTCGCTGGAAGAGATGGGCGGCGCGCGCATGCACTGCACCACCAGCGGTTGTGGTGACTTCCTGGCGAAGACCGAGGAAGAGGCCATTGAAACGGCCAAACGCTACATTTCCTATTTCCCCTCGAACTGCACGGAACCTGCGCCCATGGTCGAAGGCAAGGCCATCGTGGCCGGTGGCAAGCCGATCGAAGAGGTGGTGCCCCCCAACCAGAACACCCCCTTCGACATGATGAACGTCATCACCCAGCTGGTGGACGAGGGCAGCTTCCTGCCGGTCAAGAAGTTGTTCGCCCAGGAAATGCTGACCGGGCTCGGCCGGATTGACGGACGCGTGGTGGGCATCCTGGCCAATCAACCCAAGGTCAAGGGCGGCGTGCTGTTTGTCGACTCGGCGGATAAGGCCGCGCGCTTCATGTGGCTGTGTGACGCGTTCAACATTCCTTTGCTGTTCCTCTCCGACGTGCCGGGCTTCATGATTGGCTCGAAGGTGGAAAAGGAAGGCATCATCCGCCACGGCGCCAAGATGATTTCCGCGATGTCGGACGCCACCGTCCCGAAGATCTGTGTGGTGGTGCGAAAGGCGTACGGGGCTGGCCTTTACGCGATGAGCGGCCCCGCTTTCGAGCCTGAATGTACGATCGCCCTGCCCACTGCCTCGATCGCGGTGATGGGGCCGGAAGCGGCCATCAACGCGGTCTATGCCAACAAAATTGCGGAGCTCGAGGGAGAGGCCAAACAAGCCTTCATTGAAGAGAAACGGCGCGAATATCAAGCGGATATCGACATTTACCGCCTCGCCTCCGAACTCGTGATCGACGACATCGTGCCAGGTAACGCCCTGCGGGAGGAACTGATTCGCCGCTTTGCGCGCGCCGAATCGAAGGAGGTCGAGACGCCCCTGCGCAAGCATGGCGTCTACCCGGTCTGAACGCGGCCGCACGCCCTCATCAGCAGGTTTCCGCACGTCCCTATGACGCAGGACGTGCGGTTTTTTTTGCTTGTCACATGGGCATGGAAGGGGTAACATAATCCATTGTTTTGCTTCCGGGGACAGGAGATCGCGATGCCTGAAAATCAACCGAGGCGGTGGGCCCCCCGCCAGACCCTCGCGATTTCGCCTCAGGCCCTTTCGGCCCTGCTGGAAGCCAAACACCGCGAAGACGATGCCCGGATGGCCGAGGCCTTGCGGTCTGCGAAGGAACGGGTGGTCCACCGAGCCGCACAGGTGGACCAGTGGCGTCAACTGACAGACCTGTACGAATTGAGTCGTGCGCTGCTCACCGAGGCCAGAACGGGGCTCGGATTCACGGCCGGCCTGATCGCGACGGTGGGCGAGGACCACTTCTTGGAGGTCACCGGCTCGACCGATGCCGTCATCCCGGATTACCGCACGGAGTTGCTCGAGGAGGCCTTCATTGCGGGGGAAGTTCTGCGGGTCGACCCTCATGGAGAGGGACTCATCACCATCGGGAACACCGATGTGCCCGCTGGGATCAGCCTGCGCGCCTATCCCCTCTGGGACCTGGAGGAAGCGCCGCTTGGGGTGTTGCTGTTGGAGGGAGAGCCGACGCCTGACCGCGCGTCCTGGCTCGATAGCTTCACAGAACTATGCGCCACCGCGCTGGCCGAATGCCAACGTTATGTGCATCTTGAAGGCCTGCTGGTCGACGCGTTGCTCGCCCTGGCCGTGAGCCGGGAGGCACGCGCAGCCCATCTGAACCGGGTTCGCGTGCTGAGCCGCCGCGTGGCCCGCGCGATGGGCTTGGGACCGAGCGAAACCAAACGCATTGGTCTGCTCGCCATGATGCACGAATCAGACCCCGCCGTGCTGGACCAAGCCCTTCGCGAGGTTCGCCACGGCCGCCTGACCGGAGCGGCCTGGAAGCACATCGGCACCTCTCAGCCCGCGGGCGAGATCTTCGGCAACCCGCGAGAAGACCTGCGCGACCTGATGGGGCAGTTGCGCTGGCTGAGGCCCGAGGGCGAGCAGCCAGCCGAAGGACGTGTCCCGCTCGGCATCCGGATCGTGCGCGTGGCAGATACCTTCGATGGCTTGATTGAGACGGACACCAAGCTGGACGCCGGACAACTCAAGGACATCGCCGACCTGCTCCGGCAGCAAGGACATCTCGACCCGGAGGTCGTCAGCGTGCTGGCGCACATGTTCGGCTCACCGAGCACCTACTGAGATGCTTCGCCTGAGAAAAGGCCTGGCCAGTAGGGCCGAAGCGCTTCCTGGGTGCGCCTGATGGCCAGCTCCACCGCCAGAGCGGGTTCCGGATAAGGACTCGCTCCCAGTCGATCGTGGACGGGCGCCTCCAGCAAGACGGCCACCGAAGCCCCCATGGACTCGCGCAGAGCCATCAGGTCATAGCCCCCCTCCATCAGGAAGACACAGCGCCCAGCCGCCGAACCATCGGCCCACTGCAACACTTCCCGGGTGAGTTCGGCGAACCCCGAAACCGTCAGCCCCATGCGCCCGAGCGGATCCCGCCAATGCGCGTCGTAACCAGCCGAGACGATCAGCAACTCCGGTCGAAAATGCGCCATCAAGGGGCGGAACACCGCCGCGAAGGCCTTCCGGTAGCCGTCATCCCCCGTGCCGATCGGCAGCGGCAGGTTGGCGGTGAAGCCGCGGCCCGGCCCTTCCCCCACATCGCTGGACGCCCCGGTGCCTGGCCAGTTGGGGTCTTGGTGGGTCGACATGTACAGGACAGTCGGGTCCTCCCAGAAGATGGCCTCCGTGCCATTGCCGTGGTGCAGGTCCCAATCGAGAATGGCGACCCGCTGCAGCCCCCCGTGTCGTTGCGCCCAGCGGGCGGCCAGCGCCGCATTGTTATAGAAGCAGAAGCCCATGGTGGCCTCCGGCAACGCGTGGTGGCCGGGTGGCCGACAGAGGGCCACGTGACGACGCTCGGGGCCACGCAGCGCAGCTTGCACAGCCGCGATGGCAGCCCCAGCCGAGCGCCGCGCCACCACCTCACTGAGCGGCGTCGCCACGGTGTCTTCATCGATGCGCCCGCCGCCCGCGGCGCAGAATGAAGCCAGGCGGGCCAGATGGGATGCCGGGTGCACCAGTTCGAGCACGGCATCGCTGGCCGGCTCGGGCGTTTCAAATTGGAGCCGGCCAGGGACCTCCGCCGCCAGGGCACGCAGGGCCCTATCCACCTGGGCCCAGCGTTCGGGCGACTCAGGATGTTCCCCGGTCTCGTGCTGGACGCAAAGCGGATCGGATTGAATGGTGATGAACATAGCGGCATGATACGGCAAAGCGGACCAATCGCGTGGTCACCTCAGGACAGGCGGCCCAGGCAATCAGAATGCTAGCTTGGCCTCACTGCGCTGCGTTGAAGCGTTTGCCCCGTCCCGATGTCGTGAGGTCCCCATGCCCCTCGCCAGCCCGTTCGGCGTCTTCCTCGGCCCCTTGCGCCGATGCCTGAGCAGAGACGGAATGGCACTTCTGCCGTTGCTGCTGTGCCTGCCTTTCCTGCACGGGGCCACGCCGTCACCGCCCGAGCGGGGAACGGCCTGGGAAAGCCCTCTGCCTCAGAACCGTTACGGTCAGGCGGCGTCCCCCTCCCCGCGGCCCACCTCCCCCCTCACGCCATCACCTCCGCGAGCCAGCAGCCGTTCCAGCCTGGAGGCAGACCCGGTCGAGGCCAGCCTGACGCGGATGGCCGCCCTGCAAGCTGCGATCGCCCTCAAGGAGTGGCGCAACGCGGAGCAGGAGGCAAAAGGCCTGCGGAGCAGCCTCGGGCGCTGGGTCGAAGCCAGCCTCCCAGGCAGTCAGCGAACTCGGCTGCTGCACGCTCTGGGGGCGGTGCCGGCCCTGGAAATCAGCCTGTCGAGACGGCAACTGGCCCAGGCCAATGAACAGGCTCTGAGCCTCACCCTGACCCTGATCACGGTCAGCGCGGCGCTGTCGCCTCCGGCTGGCGGCGGGGGAGGGCGGCCGGCGGCGACGCCCGAGGACAGCGCCGTGCAACATCTGCGCGCAGGTTACCTGCCCACGGTCAGAGCGTATGTGGCCCTGCTTCACGATGATCCGCAAGCGGCGAAAGGACAGCTCGCCCTGGTTGGCCTGCATCTGAATGAGGCCCGCCGGGCGGCGCCGGGAAAGATCTTCAAGCGCAGGCTGGACGACCTCATCCGGCGCCGCTGGCGTCTGAGTAGCCAACTGGGCGAGCCCGGCAGTGCGAGACGCCTGAGCATCGAGCTATTCCGCAGCTATGCTCAGGCCATTCACGCGGTCGGCCACCACGCCGCCCAGCACGAAAGGCCGCCGGCCAAGGCGAAATAGGTCCGGCGCAGCCTGCCGGCGCCCGGCCGGGCCCGCGTGAGACGCTCACAGGGACACGGTATAAGGGGCTTGGAAAGGATGCCTCGCTCTGACTCGACTTGATTTCAAGGCCTGGCGCTTCGGCCTGCTGCTCTACCTGACCAACCGCTGGGTGAGCCAAACCCCGTCCCACGGGCTGCGGCGATGGTGGTATCGCCGACTCTTGGGCGCCGAATTGGGGCCAGGAGTGGCCATCCACCGCGGCGCCCGTTTCACCACCCGCGGCCGCCTGTCGATCGGGGCAGGCAGCAACATCGACAGCGACGCTCATCTGGATGCGCGAGGGGGGCTCGTGATCGGCGCCAACGTGGCGACGGGGCCGGCCGTGATGTTCCTGACCGCCGACCACGCCCCTCAGTCGCCCGATTTCGCAGGCCGGCTGAGGCCCATCCGCATCGGCGATCGCGCCTGGCTGGGCGCGCGCGCGACCATCCTACCCGGCGTGAACGTCGGCGAGGGGGCGATCGTGGCGGCGGGAGCGGTGGTCGCGCGAGACGTGCCTCCGCACACCATCGTGGCGGGCGTGCCCGCGCGCGTGATTGGCCAGCGCCCAGGGCCGTTCGATTATGACCTCTCGAACGGCCAGCGTCCCTTCGAGTGAACGCGGCCATCCGTCGGCCCCTGCCCCTGTATGACCTCTCGATAGTGGACTGCCAGCCGCTCACCCTGTCGGGCCGCATCGAAGTGCCGCACCACGTGCTGCCTGCCCACCAGCCCCATGCCAGCCCAGGCCCCTGGATGATCCAGGAACCACTCGAGCTGCTGCTCCAAGGCCGCCACATCGCGCTC harbors:
- a CDS encoding carboxypeptidase regulatory-like domain-containing protein; amino-acid sequence: MASEIQPNRPTGKVPGGLPSSDSVHMNTRGGNGRGGGRRRQNPDDEPEEGPASSEEEGKLEADSFLGASASSQMAQLFSEALPWEGAQAEPAPHPPQGRTPGPRLKGATPLPPRTTKLSNPGAQGSSAGQGDTDLAHIRIPEAPTARRTPLAPLVPPGSGRRVDAHFDPTAALNQTILAQQELQNRKQEAPPPSVTPVLPSQQGATEISRLLRQPTPSVAPVVPPLEAEPFVGPVLPTEVPDQSEVGAGAATVPEANRSPIPPPPAPSGGPARSPLPSRPVPPPAADPRRPAPVAPPPPANHAPGEGLSAAHATPGGAPERPRAPTLPNAPEAKGIAARSPERPRLSALSDAIEALPVLTAAPPQAAPPHSEPQAPAKAGGPASSGRAACMYRVVDLLTDIPVARARIEIEPLHDDLLPVINGQTDSDGWFRQSDIPPGEYRVAVRAAGYVPVYKERGLAPSSIDDLAIFLAKP
- a CDS encoding sigma-70 family RNA polymerase sigma factor; the encoded protein is MNKVYAGASPKEKEKLVNEYLPLVHKIARGLARRSTDPVDDLIQVGSIGLLEAINRYETGHNTEFKTYAVHFITGHIRHYLRDRQTLVRGPRALQELSYRLRQVTQELGHRLGREATNQELADTLNVSTDLIDQARVYDRRVTVMWLDQETGDGEEDEQRSLLNTLADPTTSNAHQNERDERLVLTEAMKHLPDHQRELLQMRYFDDLTQAELSRRLGISQMEVCRRLKKAEKGLRLIVSNAPAR
- the lspA gene encoding signal peptidase II, with amino-acid sequence MVDSSKQGPKLASMFVYATVALVLDQLLKAWVVTHMTLHYPSIPLIPGYFALTYTQNFGSAWSMFWGQTLLLIGIAGSVALGIVFYAIQLRERTWLQMAGLGFLLGGALGNLYDRARLGYVIDMFDLQRHGQNIFPIFNVADMCIDVGVGLMLLCTYLVSKQDALNEALGKGEG
- a CDS encoding enoyl-CoA hydratase, with product MTSPVDSVMVSREGAIATLTLHRPERMNALDRATLRGLREAVDAIWGDRDVRAVIVTGAGDKAFCAGADLKERAGMSPDEVRRFLKHIRELMNEIEHLPKPVIAAVNGLALGGGTELALACDIRIAAEQALMGLTETTLAIIPGAGGTQRLPRLVGKGRAKELIFTGRRVAAPEALSLGLVERVVPADRLLEEARALATQIIEQTGPVAIAQAKFAINRGLEVDLETGLALEAKAYEVTIPTWDRQEALRAFSEKRKPEFRGE
- a CDS encoding acyl-CoA carboxylase subunit beta yields the protein MTAPTVSPTTDELHSRIQAIQSGGAPKYHESAKAAGKLFARDRIALLVDEGSFQEDGLFANCNAKDLPADGVVTGIGMIDGRPVAIMANDSTVKAGSWGQRTVEKIIRIQETAQKLRIPLFYLVDSAGARITDQVEMFPGRRGAGRIFFNQVRLSGVIPQVCVLFGPSAAGGAYIPAFCDVVIMVEANASMYLGSPRMAEMVIGEKVSLEEMGGARMHCTTSGCGDFLAKTEEEAIETAKRYISYFPSNCTEPAPMVEGKAIVAGGKPIEEVVPPNQNTPFDMMNVITQLVDEGSFLPVKKLFAQEMLTGLGRIDGRVVGILANQPKVKGGVLFVDSADKAARFMWLCDAFNIPLLFLSDVPGFMIGSKVEKEGIIRHGAKMISAMSDATVPKICVVVRKAYGAGLYAMSGPAFEPECTIALPTASIAVMGPEAAINAVYANKIAELEGEAKQAFIEEKRREYQADIDIYRLASELVIDDIVPGNALREELIRRFARAESKEVETPLRKHGVYPV
- a CDS encoding histone deacetylase; translation: MFITIQSDPLCVQHETGEHPESPERWAQVDRALRALAAEVPGRLQFETPEPASDAVLELVHPASHLARLASFCAAGGGRIDEDTVATPLSEVVARRSAGAAIAAVQAALRGPERRHVALCRPPGHHALPEATMGFCFYNNAALAARWAQRHGGLQRVAILDWDLHHGNGTEAIFWEDPTVLYMSTHQDPNWPGTGASSDVGEGPGRGFTANLPLPIGTGDDGYRKAFAAVFRPLMAHFRPELLIVSAGYDAHWRDPLGRMGLTVSGFAELTREVLQWADGSAAGRCVFLMEGGYDLMALRESMGASVAVLLEAPVHDRLGASPYPEPALAVELAIRRTQEALRPYWPGLFSGEASQ
- a CDS encoding acyltransferase: MAIHRGARFTTRGRLSIGAGSNIDSDAHLDARGGLVIGANVATGPAVMFLTADHAPQSPDFAGRLRPIRIGDRAWLGARATILPGVNVGEGAIVAAGAVVARDVPPHTIVAGVPARVIGQRPGPFDYDLSNGQRPFE